The proteins below are encoded in one region of Rhododendron vialii isolate Sample 1 chromosome 7a, ASM3025357v1:
- the LOC131332649 gene encoding protein FAR-RED IMPAIRED RESPONSE 1-like, translating to MASKAFRILEGAPTTTTTDHSTLPTTTGDHHNPTSELPHLRRPPPPPISENSTIVTPTAKMMSSDSVPSAMPPNNECVEEEEVWSEDREDEQEVWSRDREDDQEVWSSPSIKKCGEIDTSGATKEATENCEDGVEEPKEGMTFDTSEEAYSYYSRYAKEKGFVVAKRTSRKGKDGQLKDVTLACSRAGKARVTSSNPVKPRPQSKIDCQSHITVVLQPNEKWRLNRVALVHNHDQSPGKARYLRSNRVLDEQVKRKLELNDKVEINLNQTYTSLQIEAGGPGKLPYIQKDCRNHVDKVRRSLLVEGDAQAMHNYFMKMKADNSDFFFAMDLDDEGRLRNVFWADVRSRAACKEFGDVVTFDITYLVNRHDMPFAPFVGVNHHGQSVLLGCGLIFHEDTESFS from the exons ATGGCT TCAAAAGCATTCAGAATTTTAGAGGgggctcccaccaccaccaccacggaCCACAGTACTCTTCCCACGACCACCGGCGACCACCACAACCCAACCTCAGAGCTCCCCCACCTCCGGCGACCGCCCCCACCACCGATTTCTGAGAACTCCACCATTGTTACACCCACAGcgaag ATGATGTCGTCGGATTCTGTTCCATCGGCAATGCCTCCAAACAACGAGTgtgtagaagaagaagaggtatGGAGTGAAGACCGTGAAGACGAACAAGAGGTATGGAGTAGAGACCGTGAAGACGACCAAGAGGTATGGAGTAGTCCTTCAATCAAAAAGTGTGGTGAAATAGATACAAGCGGAGCTACGAAGGAGGCAACAGAAAATTGtgaagatggagttgaagaaccgAAAGAGGGAATGACCTTTGACACATCAGAGGAAGCTTATTCATACTACTCAAGATATGCTAAAGAAAAAGGGTTTGTTGTGGCAAAAAGAACATCGAGAAAGGGAAAAGATGGACAGTTGAAGGATGTAACTCTAGCTTGTAGTCGTGCTGGAAAGGCAAGAGTGACATCAAGCAACCCGGTCAAACCACGGCCACAATCAAAAATTGATTGTCAATCTCATATTACCGTTGTGTTGCAGCCGAATGAAAAGTGGAGGTTAAACCGGGTTGCTTTAGTTCACAATCATGACCAGAGTCCGGGAAAGGCAAGGTATTTGAGGAGCAATAGGGTACTCGATGAACAAGTGAAAAGAAAACTTGAATTGAATGATAAAGTTGAGATCAATCTTAACCAGACTTATACCTCACTTCAGATTGAAGCTGGGGGACCTGGTAAGCTTCCATATATCCAGAAAGATTGCCGAAATCATGTGGATAAAGTGCGTCGTTCATTACTTGTGGAAGGAGATGCTCAGGCGATGCATAATTATTTCATGAAGATGAAAGCCGACAATTCtgactttttttttgcaatggaCTTGGATGATGAGGGTCGACTAAGGAATGTATTTTGGGCGGATGTAAGGAGTAGGGCAGCTTGTAAGGAGTTCGGTGATGTTGTGACATTTGACATAACTTACTTGGTAAACAGGCATGACATGCCTTTTGCTCCGTTTGTAGGCGTGAATCATCATGGCCAGTCTGTTTTATTGGGATGCGGGCTCATCTTTCACGAAGATACAGAGTCATTTTCGTAG
- the LOC131332648 gene encoding protein FAR1-RELATED SEQUENCE 5-like, with product MAMKNAIEDIFPNTRHRWCIWHIMKKIPEKLNGCNAYENISWCMRRAVYASLTIKQFEDAWDMFIKKYELQSNTWLEGLYLERKRWVPAYLNDVFWAGMSSIQRSENINAYFDGYVHSKTTLKQFVGQYENALENKVESENQADVKSWNTFIPLMTEDELEKQFQSVYTHAKVKEFQKQFFDKIHYICDKSAKVDGIVSEHEINEWVTYGEGEEKKRIQVAFTVDFNAETNETHCNCRLFESRGMVCKHQLFVWHQKGIKRVPDKYVLRRWCKNVKMVHTKV from the coding sequence ATGGCCATGAAGAATGCTATAGAAGATATATTCCCAAACACCCGACATCGGTGGTGCATATGGCATATTATGAAAAAGATTCCAGAAAAGTTGAATGGGTGCAACGCGTATGAGAATATTAGTTGGTGTATGCGTAGGGCAGTTTATGCTTCATTGACCATAAAACAAtttgaggatgcttgggatATGTTCATCAAGAAGTACGAACTTCAAAGTAACACATGGTTAGAGGGGTTGTATTTGGAAAGGAAACGGTGGGTGCCTGCTTATTTGAACGATGTGTTTTGGGCGGGGATGTCATCCATACAAAGAAGCGAGAATATAAATGCGTATTTTGATGGTTACGTTCATTCAAAGACGACCCTGAAACAATTTGTAGGACAATATGAAAATGCATTGGAGAATAAGGTAGAAAGTGAAAATCAAGCAGATGTGAAAAGTTGGAACACTTTCATCCCGTTAATGACTGAAGATGAGTTGGAAAAACAATTTCAAAGTGTTTATACGCATGCAAAGGTTAAGGAGTTTcagaaacaattttttgataaaattcaTTATATTTGTGATAAGTCGGCAAAAGTTGATGGTATCGTGTCTGAACATGAGATAAATGAGTGGGTTACATATGgcgaaggagaagagaaaaagaggattCAAGTGGCATTTACTGTTGATTTCAATGCTGAAACCAATGAAACACATTGTAATTGTCGATTGTTCGAGTCTAGAGGAATGGTATGTAAACATCAACTATTTGTGTGGCATCAAAAGGGAATTAAAAGAGTGCCTGACAAGTATGTGTTGAGAAGATGGtgtaaaaatgtgaaaatggtCCACACAAAAGTTTGA
- the LOC131332647 gene encoding allergen Asp f 7 homolog, with product MEAERSHGDLGFGPVRSGGQEHEGRVEGIWSRKLSGDGVAGSNIKRRRFDLKKKKTRLVLLTFSPSRSRSKYKPVGGAPTTTSVPPPSPTTATCHHRLLPQPQLLPHRRQPPPEPASGTPTLSRTKVMVGRLGGQGSLITYGCELKSKRTGELTRFMG from the exons ATGGAGGCGGAGAGGTCCCACGGGGACTTAGGGTTTGGTCCGGTGAGGTCGGGCGGCCAGGAGCATGAGGGGAGGGTGGAGGGCATCTGGTCGAGGAAGTTGTCGGGAGACGGCGTCGCTGGATCGAA CATAAAACGACGCcgttttgatttaaaaaaaaaaaaaacacgcctGGTTCTCCTTACCTTTTCCCCTTCTCGTTCTCGTTCAAAATACAAACCAGTGGGAGGGGCTCCCACCACAACCTCAGTTCCTCCCCCATCGCCAACAACCGCCACCTGCCACCACCGGCTCCTACCACAACCCCAGCTGCTCCCCCATCGCCGGCAACCGCCACCAGAACCGGCTTCTGGCACCCCGACGCTGTCCCGGacaaag GTTATGGTTGGAAGATTGGGAGGGCAAGGCAGCTTGATTACATATGGCTGCGAACTTAAAAGCAAAAGAACGGGAGAGCTTACAAGATTTATGGGCTAG